DNA from Actinoplanes sp. SE50/110:
GGCCTTTCGGGCACCAGGCTGCTCAGGGCCGAACAGGTGCAGGTCCGCGCGGATGATGCCGTGGAGAGCCTCTGCCGCTCTCCAGTGACACCACGCTGTGGCGCGGTGCAGGTTCATCTCCGTGGCCGCGTCTGCCAGGAGGTTCCAGAACGCCTGATCGGCGGCGTAGGCATCGCCCAGTTCGGTGAGGATGTCGAGCGCGATCTCGTACTCGTTGTGCTCGAGGTAGTCGACAGCGTCCGCGACGGTGGTCCCGGCCTCGCTGGTAGCCCACCGCGGGACCATGACGGCCGCCTGGCGCAGTGGGTCGGGGATGTCCATGCTCGTGATTGTTCAGCACGGCCTGAGCAAGCGGCCCTCTGGCGCCTGGACAACCGGACCGGAGTGGCACCACCGCTGACGGGAAGCCCGGACGCCCAGCGCCGGGCCTCCCGTCAGCAGAAGATCTCAGCCGCCGATACGCAGCAACCGCGCCGACATGTGCGGCGTCAGCGCGCTGTTGTCGATCGAGATCTCGTGCGCGTAGAGCAGCGCCCCCTCCACGATCCCGAACAACCGGTGCCCGCCGGTCACGTGCAACCCGGACGGCGTGTAGGCCACCGCGTCGGTGCCCATCTCCAGCCGCGTCGTGGCCGCCTTGCCGAGGTAGAGCTCGGCGACCCCGTCCGGGCGGATCATCGTGGCTTCCATCTCGTCGCCGGGGCGCCCGTCGACCAGCACCGGCCGCCAGAAGCCGGACTCGGTGAGCGACTGGCCGAGCGGCTGCGAGTCGTCGTCGAGCAGCCAGGACCGGGACTCGAAGCGCAGGAAGTCACGCCCGTCGTGACTGATCCTGATCTCCTGGGCGAAGTTGTAGTCCTCCTCCGCCGGGAAGCCGCCCTGCCCGCGCCCCCGCCACAGGCCGATGAACGGCAGCAGGCCGAGCAGCGACGGGTGCAGGTCGGGGCCGACCCGCAGGTCGTGCGTGTCCTCGTAGGGGTAGGCGTCGACCGGCGGGGCGTTCAGCCACGGCGGCGGGCCCAGTGGGTTTTCCGTCTCGCCGCTCACCAACGCCCCCTCGAAATCCGAATCGCCAGATAACCGAAACCGCCCGCCAGCGCGCCCATCCCGGCGACCAGCAGGCTCACGAACCCGATCTCCGTAACCATGTCCGGACCATCTTATGCTGGCCGCTATGGCACGTTTGCTGGTCGTCAAGGCCACCGCCGGCGCCGACGCCCCGGAGCGCTGCAACCAGGCGTTCAACGTGGCCGCGACGGCCGCCACCGCCGGGGTCGGCGTGTCGCTGTGGCTGACCGGGGAGTCGACCTGGTTCGCCCTGCCCGGCCGGGCCGCGGAGTTCGTCCTGCCGCACGCCGCGCCGTTACCCGACCTGATCGACCTGCTGCTGGAGGCGGGCCGGATCACCGCGTGCACCCAGTGCGCGGCGCGCCGTGGGATCACTCCCCAGGATGTGCTGCCCGGCATCCGGATCGCCGGGGCCGCGGTGTTCGTCGAGGAGATCATGACCGAGGGGGCGCAGGCCCTGGTCTACTGACCGCCGCACCCGGTGGTCACGCTGACCGTCAGGTTCTGTCCGGTGGCGTCGACCACCACGGAGGCGGCGCCGTCCCGATACGCCCAGCCGTCCGGCCCGCTCCACAGCGGCGTGGTGCCCTCCGGGATCCCGCGCGGCCGGTCGCCGCTCGCCCCGCCCGCGCCGGCGAGGGTCACCGCCGTTCCGCCCTCGGGGCAGGCCGCCGCCTGTACCGACGCCGGCGCCCCGGCGGTCCCGCCGAGCGCCGCGACCGTCTTGCCGAACACGGCCGGCGCCGCGCCCGCCGCCGGATCCGCGCCCAGCGTCGCGGGTCCCGGCCGGCACCCGGTGTCCAGGGTCAGTGTCAGGATCTGATCGGCGGCGCCGGCCTCGCCCTCGATCGCGATGAAGTCACCGGCGTCGGCGAAGAACGACAGCCGGCTTCCGGCCCGGCTCGGGGTCACCCCGGCCTTGAACCCGTCCGGCAGCCCGCCGGCCACCCGGTCGAGTGCGGCGCGGGTCTGGCCCTCCCCCACATACAGGACGAGGTCCCGTTTGGCGTCCAGCCCGTCCCGCACCGGGGTGAGCCGGCATTTCTCGGTCCGCAGCGCGTCCAGCCGGATCGCCCACGGCCCGTCCGCCGCCGCGAGCAGCGTCCCGGTGGCTTTCCGCAGGGCCGGCACCGCCTGCCCGAGATCCCGCTGCTCCGGCACGGTCGCCGGGTCGTTGCGGATCGACCACCAGGACAGCCCGGTGAGCCCCAGGATCCAGGCCGCGACCATGGCGACCACCCACCGTCGCCGCTTCCCGCCCGGTCCCGTCACGGCAGCCATGGTGACACGCCCCGTGCACCGGCCCTAACCGGCGGCCGCGCGGTGTTCCGCGGAGCCCAGGAAGCGGGCTATCACCTCCGCGCTGCCCGGAGTGAACGGCCGGTCCAGCACTTCGGCCGCCGGCACGAACAGCATCGCCGCACCCTCACCGAGTACCACGTCCGCCTGCGTCGCGGCGGTGTGGCCGTGGAAGTAGTACTTCACCCGGCCCTCGGCGGGCAGTTCCTGCCGCTCGAACAGGCGCAGGGGTTCGTCGGCCTGCAGGCTCGCCTCTTCCCGGAGTTCGCGTGCCGCCGCCTCGGCTGGTGTCTCCCCCGGCTCGACGGCGCCACCGGGAAGCCCCCACACGTTCGGGAAGTAGGGCGCCTTGTCGTCGCGCAGCTGCAGCAACAGCGACCCGTCAGCGGCGACGAGAAGGGTGCAGGCGATCTGTTTCATGACAGCTCCCGAAGTCAGCTCTTGGCGAGACGCTCGAGGGCGCCGATCGCCACCTCCGACCGCGTCGTGTACCAGAACGGTGGCAGCGATCGGCGCAGGAACGACCCATATCCCCGGGCCGTCTCCAGCCGCGAGTCGAGCACCGCCACCACCCCCTTGTCGCCGGTCGAGCGGATCAACCGCCCCACTCCCTGAGCCAGCCGGACCGCCGCGATCGGCACGCTGACCGAGGAGAATCCGGAGCCGGGGCGGGCGGCGTCGGCCGCGGCGGCGCGGGCGGCGGCCAGCGGCTCGTCGGGGCGGGGGAACGGCAGGCGGTCGATGACCACCAGCTGGCAGGCGTCGCCGGGCACGTCGACGCCCTGCCAGAGTGACATCACCCCGAACAGGCAGCTGTTTCGCTCCTCACGGAATTTGCGGACCAGGATCGGCAGGGTCTCGTCGCCCTGCAGCAGGATCGGCAGGTCGGTCTTGGCGCGCAGCAGTTCGGCGGCCTGGGCGGCGGCCCGGCGGGAGGAGAACAGGCCGAGCGTGCGACCGCCGAGCGCCTGCACCAGTTTGAGCAGTTCGTCGGCGGCGGCGTCGGGCAGCCCGGAGGCCATCGGGCGGGGCAGGTGCGCCGCGACGTACAGAATCCCCTGCTTGGGATAGTCGAACGGCGAACCGACGTCGAGGGAGGTCCAGCCGTCACCGGAGGTGTCCTCGGCGGCGGCGACCGGCAGGCCCAGCGAGCGGGCCACCGTGTCGAAGCGGCCGCCGAGGGTGAGGGTGGCGGAGGCGGCGACCACCGTGCGGTCGGCGTAGAGCGCCTGGGACAGCGTGCCGTGCACCGACAGCGGGGCCACCACGAGCGCCTTGCGCCCGGCGCCGATCTCGGATTTCTCCACCCAGGCGACGTCGAACTCGTCCTCCTCCAGGAGCCGCTGGGCGGTGCCGGACAGCTCGTCGAGGACCGCTTTGGCCTGCTGTTTGCGGACCGGGTCGGGGTCGTCGGACTTGACGTCGCCGATCGCGGTGAGCCCGGCCCGGGTGGCCGACTCGAGCAGCGTGACCGCCTGGCGCAGCCCGTCGGGCAGGCCGTCGGTGAGCCGGCCGGGCGGCACGTCGGCGAGCCCGACGGTGAGCGCGTCGGCGGCCTCGGCGAGCGCGTCGGCGGTGGCCGGCGGGATCAGGGTGCGGGCGCGGCGGCCGGCCCGCTCGACCGCCTCGGGGGTGAGCTCGGCCTGCGACGCCGACGACACCCGCTCGGCGAGCTCGTGCGCCTCGTCGACCACCAGCAGCTTGTGCGGCGGGATGATGTGCCGCTCGGAGAGCATGTCGACGGCGAGCAGGCTGTGGTTGGTGACCACGATGTCGGCCTCGCGGGCGCGCACCCGGGACGCCTCGGCGAAGCACTCCTGCCCGTAGGGGCAGCGGGCGGCGCCGACGCAGTCACGGGCCGGCATGGAGACCGAGCGCCAAGCGGTGTCGTCGACGCCCGGGTCGAGCTCGTCGCGGTCACCGGTCTGGGTCTTGTCGGCCCATTTGCGGATCCGGACGACCTGTTTGCCGAGCCGGCCGGCCTCGCCGAGCCACTGCCCGGCCTTGGGCGCCGGGGCGTCGTCGAAGAGCGTGTCGGTGGGCGCCTGCTCGTCGGCGTGCTCGAGTTTGGCCATGCACAGGTAGTGGTGCCGGCCCTTGAGCACGGCGAAGCTGGGCTTTCGCCCGAGCAGCGGCTCGACCGCCGCGGCGAGCCGGGGCAGGTCGTGCTCGACCAGCTGGTTCTGCAGGGCGAGGGTGGCTGTGGAGACGACCACCGGGCCCTCGACGAGCAGGGCGGGCGTGAGGTAGCCGAGGCTCTTGCCGGTGCCCGTGCCGGCCTGCACCAGCAGGTGCTCGCGATCGGTGATGGCCTTCTCGATGGCCGCGACCATGGCCTCCTGACCTGGGCGGGCGGAGCCCCCGGGGACGGCGCCGACCGCCGCGGCGAGGAGTTGTCCGGCGGTCGCCTTCTTCTTGGTAGCTGCGGGCACGCACGAACCGTACCCGGCACCACCGACATATCCGGGTCACCGTTAGGGTGCACCCATGCCGAGCGAGATGGTCCGGGTCATCTACACGAAGTACGACGGTTCGGCGCATCGTGACTATCCGGCCCGCCGCCTGGCCGAGGACGACCTGGGCATCTGGGTCGGCGTGACCCAGGGCACCGCTTCGGTCTACCACGGCCGCCCGTCGGTGGAGCAGATCCCGTTCGTCCTGCTCGTCCCGCACCACGCCTGGTGGACGGGGATGTTCAACCCGCCGCCGCGGACCAGCGAGGTCTACTGCGACATCACCACCCCGGCCCGCTGGGAGGGTGACACGGTGCACATCGTCGACCTGGATCTGGACGTGGTGCGGCGTCGCGAGTCCGGCCTGGTCGAGCTCCGGGACGAGGACGAGTTCGACGAGCACCGGACGCTCTTCGGCTACCCGGACGACCTGGTGATGAACGCGAACGCGGCGGCCCGCCTGCTGATGGGCCGGCTCGGGGACGGCTCCGAGCCGTTCGCCACGCATTACCGCAAGCACCTACAAGAGGTCGTCTAGCCGCAGCTTGGCCGGGTTCTGCTGGGTGAAGACCCCGGTGATCCGGCCGTCCTGGACGGCCACGGTGATCACCGAGAGCAACGGTGACCCGTCCGGCCAGCGGCCGCGCAGCATCATCGCGGCACCGCCCTCGACCAGCACCGGGTCGACCTTCAGATCGCTCACCTCGTGGGCACGGCGGGTGAGGATGCCGTGGAACAGCCGGCCCACCTTCTCCCAGCCGAGCACCGGGCGCAGCGCGCTGCGGGCCACGCCGCCACCGTCGCTGATCGACACCACGTCGGGGGCGAGCACCGCGGCCAGCATGCGCATGTCGCCGCTCTGCGCGGCCAGCAGGAAGGCCTGCAGCACCCGGCGCTGCTCGGCCAGCCCGGCATTGTGCCGGATCTGCCCGTCGGCGGCGGCGCGCCGGCCCCGGGAGGCGTGCTGCCGGGCCGTCGCGGGCGTCGTGTCGAGCACCGCGGCCACCTCCTCGAACGGCAGGCCGAACGCATCGTGCAGGACGAACGCCACCCGCTGCTCCGGGCTGAGCCGTTCGAGGACCACCAGCAGGGCGACGCTGACCTGGTCGGCGCGTTCGGCGTACAGGGCCGGGTCGGCGTCCGGGTCGACCGCGAAGGCGGGCAGCCACTCGCCGGGGTACGACGTACGGCGTACCCGGGCCGAATTGAGCTGGTCCAGGCAGATCCGTCCGGTGACGGTGGTCAGCCAGCCGCGCGGATCCCGGATGTCGTCCTGCTGCGCGCAGCGCAGCCAGGCCTCCTGCACCGCGTCCTCGGCCTCGGCGCGGTTGCCGAGCATCCGGAAGGCGACCGCCGTCAGGTAGGCGCGGTGGGTCTCGAACTCGTCTGCGGTGACCGACGGCATGGAGCAATTCTGCGCGGGATGCCCGGCGTCGGGTATCACCTGTGCCACAGTAGAACCGGACTTTTCGGTTATTTTGGGGTGGTGACCACGTGCAGGACATGGCGACTCTCGCGGGCAGCCTGGCCGGCCTGGCCGGTGCCGGCGGCGCGATGTCGATCGCGCTGGCCCGCCGCCCGCGCGGCAGTCTGGCCACCGGACACGCGCTGATCCCGGACCGGGTCACCGACCCGTTGCCGATGGTGCTGCGGGCCGGCCTGGCCGGGATGACCGTCCGGGTCACCCCGGGCCCGCACGGCGAGCTGTTCCTCGGCCCGGGCGATCCGCGGCCCGGCCGGACCCTGCGCCGGCTGGTGCTGGCCCCGCTGTTCACCCGCGCCCAGGCCACCGCCGGACGGCTCTGGGCCGACCAGCACACCCCGTTCCAGCTGGTGGTGGAGTTCGCCGGGGAGAGCCGGGACACCGGGCCGCTGCTGCGCGCCTACCGGATGCTGGACCAGCAGTTGCGCGACCATGCCGCGCTGCTGAGCCGCGGCGCGGACGGTGAGATCACGCCGGGCGTGGTGACCGTCACGGTGGCCGGCATCGTCGACGTCCGGGACCTGCTGGCCGCCCAACCGGTCCGGTACGCGTTCGCCGACGGCGGTTTCGACGACCTGGGCTCGCCGGCCGCCCCGCTGGACCTGGTGCCCACGCTGAGCGAGCCGTGGACCCGCCGGTTCGGCTGGGACGGCCGGGAGCCGATCACCGCCGAGGAGCGTCACCTGCTGCACGCGCTGGTACGCGAGGCCCACGACGAGGGGCGGGCGGTGCGGATGAGCGGGCTGCCGCGGGGGCCGCGGCGGGCCCGGGTCGCGGTCTGGTCCGAGCTGATCGCGGCCGGGGTGGACGTGGTCGCCGACGCCGATCTCACCGCTCTGGTCCGGCACCTGCGCCCCGTGTCCGGTGGGTGAACCCGGATAGACCGATAGAGTGCGTGCGGAGATCCAACGAAAGCCCGTCGATCGAGGTCCGCGCCGTGAAGTTCTCATTCCGTCCTGTCGAGGGCGTCTTCTACGACCTCTTCACCAAGGCCTCGTACAACCTGGTGAAGGGGACCGAGCTGCTCAACGAGCTGGCTCTGCCCGGCGTGGACGTCCAGTCGGTCAGCGAGCGGCTCAGCGACGTCGAGCACGACAGCGACGCGCTCACCCACGAGCTGTACAAAAAGATCAACTCCACCTTCATCACCCCGTTCGACCGGGCCGACATCTACTCGCTCGGCTCCCAGCTGGACGACGTGATGGATCACCTGGAAGCGGTCGGCAACCTGCTCTACCTGTACGGCCTGACCGAGCTGCCGTCGCTGCCCCGCGAGATGCACGAGCTGATCACGGTCCTCGACCAGCAGGCGAAGATCACCGCCGAGGCGATGCCCCGGCTGCGGTCGATGAAGGGTCTCGAGGAGTACTGGATCGAGATCAACCGCTTGGAGAACGACGGGGACCGGGCCTATCGGATGCTGCTCGTCCGGCTCTTCTCCGGGGAGTACGACGCGCTCACCGTGCTCAAGATGAAGGAGGTCGCCGACGAACTGGAAGCGGCCTGCGACGCGTTCGAGCACGTGGCGAACACGGTCGAGACCATAGCGGTCAAGGAGTCCTAGGCCTTGTCTCCGGAACTCGTCGCCGTCCTGGCGGTGATCGTCGCCGCGATGGTCTTCGACTACACCAACGGCTTCCACGACGCCGCCAACGCGATCGCCACCAGCGTCAGCACCCGCGCGCTGACCCCGCGGGTCGCGCTCGGCATGGCCGCCGTCGGCAACTTCATCGGCGCCCACTTCGGCACCGAGGTGGCCAAGACGGTCGGTGACGGCCTGGTCTCCCTCCCGCTGGGCATTCCGAGTCTGGGCGTCGTCTTCGCCGGCGTCCTCGGCGCGATCGCCTGGAACCTGATCACCTGGTTCTTCGGCCTGCCGTCCAGCTCCTCGCACGCCCTGTTCGGCGGCCTGGTCGGCGCCACCATGATCGCCGGCATCGGCTCCGTGCAGTGGGCCAACATCGTCGGCAAGGTCCTGCTCCCGATGATCCTGTCCCCGGTCGTCGGCCTGATCCTCGGCTTCGCCGCGATGATCGCCCTGATGTGGACGTTCCGGCGCGGCCACCCGGGCCGGCTCAACCGCGGCTTCCGGCACGCCCAGACGGTCTCCGCGGCCATGATGGCCATCGGCCACGGCACCCAGGACGCCGCCAAGACCATGGGGATCGTCGTCCTGGCGCTGTACACCGGCGGTTACCAGGACAGCGCTGCACACATCCCGGAGTGGGTGTTCTGGGCGTCGGCGACCATGCTGGCCGCCGGCACGTACACCGGCGGCTGGCGGATCATCCGCACCCTCGGCCGCAAGATCATCGACTTGGGCCCGGCCGAGGGCTTCGCCGCCGAGACGGTCGCCAGCGCGGTCCTCTACTTCAACGCCTGGGTCCTGCACGCGCCGATCTCCACCACCCACACGATCACCTCAGCGATCATGGGCGTCGGCGCCACCAAACGCCTCAGTGCGGTCCGCTGGAACGTGGCCGGCAACATCATCATCGCCTGGCTGACGACTTTCCCGGGCGCGGCGCTGATCGCCTGCCTGGCCTATGCCATCGTCCGGCCGGCCTTCTCCTGAATCAACCGCCGAGGCCGGATCTGAAGATCAACCGCCGACTTCCCGGCCGGGCAACCCCAACGCGACGAACCCGCGACGGCAGCCGGAAGGCCGCGCCCACCGCGGGGCGGGGAGCATCCGGAGCGCCTCAGTAGATGACGCCGATCTGCTCGCGGATGGAGTCGAGGAGGTTCATGACTTCGAGCGTCGTGGTCTGGCTGACCAGCGGGCTTTCCCGCTCCCCCGCCGCCAGGCAGCGCTGCACCTCCGCCGCCTCGAACTGGTAGCCACTGCCCGGGAAGTCGAACTCGAACGTTTCCGGCGCCTTGTCCGGCCGGCTCAGCGTGAACGACCGCGGCACCATGAAGCCCGGCGGGATGTCGATCCGCCCGTCCGTCCCGGTGATCGACGCGGCGTTGCGGCTCGCCCCGTTGATGCTGCAGGTGAGGGCCCCGACCGCGCCGGACTGCCAGCCGAGCAGGATCCCGGTGTGTTCGTCGACGCGTTCCGGGGTGAGGTGCGCCCAGGCCTGCACCGAGCTGGGCAGCCCCAGGAACAGGTGGGCCAGGTGGACCGGATAGACGCCGAGGTCGAGCAGCGCGCCGCCCCCGAGTTCGGGCGCGCGCAGCCGGTGTTCGGCGGCGAACGGACCCTGCAGCCCGAAATCGGCGTGGATCGAGCTGACCCAGCCGATCGCGCCCTCTTCGACGAGTTCGGCGGCCCGGCGGATGGCCGGGTTGCAGCGCATCCACATGGCCTCCATCAGGAACACCCCGCGGGACCGGGCGGCCTCGACGAGTTGGGCGGCGGTCGGCAGGTCCAGGGTGATCGGCTTTTCGACCAGCACCGCCTTGCCGGCCTCGATGCACTGCAGCGCCGCCGCGTGGTGGTAGGCGTGCGGCGTCGCCACGTAGATGACGTCGACCTCGTCGTCGGCGGCCAGCGCGGCGTAGGACCCGTGCGCCCGGGCGAACCCGTACCGTTGCGCGAACGCGTCCGCGGTCTTCTGGTCGCGTGACCCCACCGCGGCGAGTTCCGCCCCCGGCACCAGCGGAAGGTCGGCGGCGAACGTGGCGGCGATCCCGCCCAGCCCGAGAATGCCCCAGCGAACGTTCTGTCCCGTCATGATCAGTACCGTATCGCCCCCACCGGACCCTGTCCCCCGCCTCCGCCGGCGGGACTGGCCGGCTGGCTGCCGTGAGGCGGGCGATGGTGCAAGGATCGACGGGTGACCGAGCCGATGCCCCTGCCGCCCGCGATGATGCAGCGCGCCCGCGATTTCGCCGGCCCACCGGTTCCGGCGCGGCCGGCCGCGACGGTGGTGCTGCTCCGCCCGGCCGCCGGGCACCGCTTCCAGGTGTACGTGCTGCGCCGGATGACCACGATGGCGTTCGGCGGGGTCTACGCGTTCCCGGGCGGCGCGGTCGACCCCACCGACCGGCCGGAGACGCTGCGCGACGACTGGGCCCGGCGGCTCGGCGTGTCCGAGGAGCAGGCCCGCGCCGTCGTCGGTGCGGCGGCCCGCGAGCTGTTCGAGGAGGCCGGCGTGGTGCTGGCCGGCCCGGCCGCCGAGCCGGATCGCACGGTCGCCGACGCCGACGATCCCACCTGGGAGTCCGATCGGGCGGCGGTGCTGCGCCGGGAGCTGACGATGGCGGATCTGCTGGCCCGCCGGGGTCTGCGGCTGCGCGACGACCTGCTGCTGCCGTGGGCCCGGTGGATCACCCCGGAGTTCGAGCCGAAACGATTCGACACCTGGTTCTTCGTGGCTCTGCTGCCGGAGGCCCAGGAGGCCCGGGACGTCTCCGGGGAGGCGGACCGCACGGCGTGGATCGATCCGGCGGATGCGGCGGATCTGCCGATGCTGCCGCCGACCCGGCACACCCTGGACCAGATCGTGGCGGGCGGCACGATCGACGGCGTGGTGGCCGCCTCGGTGCACCGTGACGCGGCCACCCCGGTGATGCCCCGCATCGAGGTCACCGACGACGGCACGGCGACCCTGCGATTCTGAGGAGACGACAAAGGCGCCGATCGCCGCGTACGGAGATCGACGCCTTTGAACGGGCGGACCTCAGCCGAAGCGGCCGGTGATGTAGTCCTCGGTCTTCTTCTGCGACGGGTTGCTGAAGATCTTCTGCGTGTCGTCGTACTCGATCAGCCGGCCGGGCTCGCCGGTCTTGTCGATCGAGAAGAAGCCGGTCTTGTCGCTGACCCGGGCCGCCTGCTGCATGTTGTGCGTGACGATGATGATCGTGAAGCGGTCCTTCAGCTTGAACATCAGGTCCTCGATCGCCAGCGTCGAGATCGGGTCGAGCGCCGAGCAGGGCTCGTCCATCAGCACGACCTGCGGC
Protein-coding regions in this window:
- a CDS encoding FABP family protein; the encoded protein is MSGETENPLGPPPWLNAPPVDAYPYEDTHDLRVGPDLHPSLLGLLPFIGLWRGRGQGGFPAEEDYNFAQEIRISHDGRDFLRFESRSWLLDDDSQPLGQSLTESGFWRPVLVDGRPGDEMEATMIRPDGVAELYLGKAATTRLEMGTDAVAYTPSGLHVTGGHRLFGIVEGALLYAHEISIDNSALTPHMSARLLRIGG
- the mtfM gene encoding small membrane protein MtfM, which gives rise to MVTEIGFVSLLVAGMGALAGGFGYLAIRISRGRW
- a CDS encoding DsrE family protein yields the protein MLAAMARLLVVKATAGADAPERCNQAFNVAATAATAGVGVSLWLTGESTWFALPGRAAEFVLPHAAPLPDLIDLLLEAGRITACTQCAARRGITPQDVLPGIRIAGAAVFVEEIMTEGAQALVY
- a CDS encoding NUDIX domain-containing protein produces the protein MKQIACTLLVAADGSLLLQLRDDKAPYFPNVWGLPGGAVEPGETPAEAAARELREEASLQADEPLRLFERQELPAEGRVKYYFHGHTAATQADVVLGEGAAMLFVPAAEVLDRPFTPGSAEVIARFLGSAEHRAAAG
- a CDS encoding ATP-dependent DNA helicase; protein product: MVAAIEKAITDREHLLVQAGTGTGKSLGYLTPALLVEGPVVVSTATLALQNQLVEHDLPRLAAAVEPLLGRKPSFAVLKGRHHYLCMAKLEHADEQAPTDTLFDDAPAPKAGQWLGEAGRLGKQVVRIRKWADKTQTGDRDELDPGVDDTAWRSVSMPARDCVGAARCPYGQECFAEASRVRAREADIVVTNHSLLAVDMLSERHIIPPHKLLVVDEAHELAERVSSASQAELTPEAVERAGRRARTLIPPATADALAEAADALTVGLADVPPGRLTDGLPDGLRQAVTLLESATRAGLTAIGDVKSDDPDPVRKQQAKAVLDELSGTAQRLLEEDEFDVAWVEKSEIGAGRKALVVAPLSVHGTLSQALYADRTVVAASATLTLGGRFDTVARSLGLPVAAAEDTSGDGWTSLDVGSPFDYPKQGILYVAAHLPRPMASGLPDAAADELLKLVQALGGRTLGLFSSRRAAAQAAELLRAKTDLPILLQGDETLPILVRKFREERNSCLFGVMSLWQGVDVPGDACQLVVIDRLPFPRPDEPLAAARAAAADAARPGSGFSSVSVPIAAVRLAQGVGRLIRSTGDKGVVAVLDSRLETARGYGSFLRRSLPPFWYTTRSEVAIGALERLAKS
- a CDS encoding DUF402 domain-containing protein, with the translated sequence MPSEMVRVIYTKYDGSAHRDYPARRLAEDDLGIWVGVTQGTASVYHGRPSVEQIPFVLLVPHHAWWTGMFNPPPRTSEVYCDITTPARWEGDTVHIVDLDLDVVRRRESGLVELRDEDEFDEHRTLFGYPDDLVMNANAAARLLMGRLGDGSEPFATHYRKHLQEVV
- the sigJ gene encoding RNA polymerase sigma factor SigJ; its protein translation is MPSVTADEFETHRAYLTAVAFRMLGNRAEAEDAVQEAWLRCAQQDDIRDPRGWLTTVTGRICLDQLNSARVRRTSYPGEWLPAFAVDPDADPALYAERADQVSVALLVVLERLSPEQRVAFVLHDAFGLPFEEVAAVLDTTPATARQHASRGRRAAADGQIRHNAGLAEQRRVLQAFLLAAQSGDMRMLAAVLAPDVVSISDGGGVARSALRPVLGWEKVGRLFHGILTRRAHEVSDLKVDPVLVEGGAAMMLRGRWPDGSPLLSVITVAVQDGRITGVFTQQNPAKLRLDDLL
- a CDS encoding DUF47 domain-containing protein, whose protein sequence is MKFSFRPVEGVFYDLFTKASYNLVKGTELLNELALPGVDVQSVSERLSDVEHDSDALTHELYKKINSTFITPFDRADIYSLGSQLDDVMDHLEAVGNLLYLYGLTELPSLPREMHELITVLDQQAKITAEAMPRLRSMKGLEEYWIEINRLENDGDRAYRMLLVRLFSGEYDALTVLKMKEVADELEAACDAFEHVANTVETIAVKES
- a CDS encoding inorganic phosphate transporter; its protein translation is MSPELVAVLAVIVAAMVFDYTNGFHDAANAIATSVSTRALTPRVALGMAAVGNFIGAHFGTEVAKTVGDGLVSLPLGIPSLGVVFAGVLGAIAWNLITWFFGLPSSSSHALFGGLVGATMIAGIGSVQWANIVGKVLLPMILSPVVGLILGFAAMIALMWTFRRGHPGRLNRGFRHAQTVSAAMMAIGHGTQDAAKTMGIVVLALYTGGYQDSAAHIPEWVFWASATMLAAGTYTGGWRIIRTLGRKIIDLGPAEGFAAETVASAVLYFNAWVLHAPISTTHTITSAIMGVGATKRLSAVRWNVAGNIIIAWLTTFPGAALIACLAYAIVRPAFS
- a CDS encoding Gfo/Idh/MocA family protein; this encodes MTGQNVRWGILGLGGIAATFAADLPLVPGAELAAVGSRDQKTADAFAQRYGFARAHGSYAALAADDEVDVIYVATPHAYHHAAALQCIEAGKAVLVEKPITLDLPTAAQLVEAARSRGVFLMEAMWMRCNPAIRRAAELVEEGAIGWVSSIHADFGLQGPFAAEHRLRAPELGGGALLDLGVYPVHLAHLFLGLPSSVQAWAHLTPERVDEHTGILLGWQSGAVGALTCSINGASRNAASITGTDGRIDIPPGFMVPRSFTLSRPDKAPETFEFDFPGSGYQFEAAEVQRCLAAGERESPLVSQTTTLEVMNLLDSIREQIGVIY
- a CDS encoding NUDIX hydrolase; this encodes MPLPPAMMQRARDFAGPPVPARPAATVVLLRPAAGHRFQVYVLRRMTTMAFGGVYAFPGGAVDPTDRPETLRDDWARRLGVSEEQARAVVGAAARELFEEAGVVLAGPAAEPDRTVADADDPTWESDRAAVLRRELTMADLLARRGLRLRDDLLLPWARWITPEFEPKRFDTWFFVALLPEAQEARDVSGEADRTAWIDPADAADLPMLPPTRHTLDQIVAGGTIDGVVAASVHRDAATPVMPRIEVTDDGTATLRF